A single window of Eucalyptus grandis isolate ANBG69807.140 chromosome 1, ASM1654582v1, whole genome shotgun sequence DNA harbors:
- the LOC104431986 gene encoding disease resistance protein RUN1-like yields the protein MEERQFKRAKFTEASSSSTSVTENNYYVFLSFRGPDTRKSFVDHLYHKLQDVGLPFHPKFVFRDDEDLSFGENIGENLISAIEHSKVSIPVISENYAASEWCLRELIHIMECKESRGQIVLAVLYKVKPYEVRELKGAFGEAFESESRKDRFDEQVKQQGPMALRKALDLRVFESEKFANGCEGELIKELVRVIMDEQQDDFLPPLSRNLFGIDDRVAEVMKLVETDPSETRIIGICGIGGIGKTTLAENIYYKLANRFERRSRSFLKDIRETINRNGMERIQNLLISDITGNHESRVLDSMRGIVNVRLSCENKKVLIVLDDVGHREHVDKLIGGCNFKSGSKIIITCRDKALLKSEYKCYELEEMNSKDSMLLFSWYAFEAKQPPTDFTDLSSVIIATTGGLPLALEIIGSYLNGKDEAIWTEALEKLRKVPHIDVQEKLKLSYDSLENQEKRMFLDIACFFIGIDKRIVTYLWKDLNLYPASGLARMIQLSLIKYGDKNELRMHDQLRDLGRNIARSEDKEPWNRSRLWDEEAMNVSRREEKNENIKALRLDKRGSKEFMERESFRKMPNLEFLHIKDVDFDGDFKRSLANLRWLKWEKCPNSFKATDVHLEKLVILDLSSDGFWTRSYISEYWRGWSSIKLKIKNAFSSIKMERLKVLDLSWCSQLEITPKLSAFKNLEMLILEYCVGLKEIHPSIGDVKCLVSLNLSHCRNLKKLPEQLSELENLEELIVDETGIKEIPPCIGCLKQLKRLSAINCRQLIEILASSIEKPEELVELDLYGTRVKELPEFIGELKKLKILRIEIGNVKRLPRSIGKSQSLQELYASMCKLEGQFFVDKGGLSSLKILHINYTEFSSLPENLHQLSSLEHLHLSSCYKLESLPKPPFSLSYLELTCRSKELPSLSHLKNLKELFLWYCMSLQSIPELPSCIQTLYVYQCPKVERLANLSDLEFLSRLVLIVCNGLKQLDGLEALKSLRVLQLSQYARFGVDLDNLQDNLQDNLHAIRGLEKLGSLEWLEIRRRKHIQVLDLSKSEHLKTLIVRDCKSLVEIRCPSKFLELFDRRGCESLKKLPDFLPHNGLWSDLRQFDDGFYDWRGW from the exons ATGGAAGAACGACAATTCAAGCGAGCAAAATTCACTGAAGCTTCAAGTTCGTCCACCTCTGTGACTGAAAACAATTACTACGTATTCCTAAGCTTTCGAGGTCCCGATACTCGCAAAAGCTTCGTCGATCACCTCTACCATAAACTCCAAGATGTGGGCCTGCCATTCCATCCAAAGTTTGTGTTCAGAGATGATGAGGACCTCTCCTTCGGCGAGAATATTGGTGAAAATCTCATCAGTGCAATCGAGCACTCTAAGGTTTCAATCCCAGTCATCTCAGAAAATTATGCTGCTAGCGAATGGTGCCTCCGCGAGCTCATTCATATAATGGAGTGCAAGGAAAGCAGAGGACAAATAGTCTTGGCCGTGCTTTACAAGGTGAAACCCTATGAGGTCCGAGAACTGAAGGGAGCCTTTGGAGAGGCCTTCGAATCCGAATCCCGTAAGGATCGTTTTGATGAGCAGGTCAAGCAACAAGGGCCGATGGCTCTCAGAAAAGCACTGGATCTTAGAGTATTCGAATCGGAGAAATTTGCTAATGG GTGTGAAGGGGAATTAATAAAAGAACTCGTACGAGTAATAATGGACGAGCAGCAAGATGATTTCCTACCACCTCTTTCTAGGAACTTGTTTGGAATTGATGATCGTGTGGCTGAGGTAATGAAATTGGTGGAAACTGATCCTTCTGAAACTCGAATTATTGGGATTTGTGGGATTGGCGGCATTGGTAAGACAACTTTGGCCGAAAACATCTATTATAAGCTTGCCAATAGATTTGAGCGTCGCAGTCGCAGCTTTCTTAAGGATATTAGAGAAACAATTAATCGCAATGGCATGGAGCGTATCCAAAATCTACTAATCTCAGATATAACAGGAAATCATGAAAGTCGTGTACTTGATTCTATGAGAGGGATTGTAAACGTCCGATTAAGTTGTGAAAACAAGAAGGTACTTATTGTTCTTGACGATGTGGGTCATCGAGAGCATGTAGATAAATTGATTGGAGGTTGTAATTTCAAATCGGGAAGTAAAATCATTATTACATGTCGAGATAAGGCCCTTTTGAAGTCTGAATATAAATGTTATGAACTTGAAGAAATGAATAGCAAAGACTCTATGCTTCTGTTTAGCTGGTATGCATTTGAAGCGAAACAACCTCCAACAGACTTCACGGATCTTTCTAGTGTTATTATTGCCACCACAGGAGGGCTTCCTTTAGCTCTCGAGATTATAGGTTCATATCTCAATGGAAAAGATGAAGCCATATGGACAGAGGCGCTGGAAAAATTGAGGAAGGTTCCTCATATTGATGTACAAGAAAAGTTGAAGCTAAGTTACGATTCATTGGAAAATCAGGAAAAACGAATGTTTCTAGACATAGCCTGCTTTTTTATTGGAATTGACAAAAGAATTGTCACCTACCTATGGAAGGATCTCAATTTGTACCCAGCTTCTGGATTGGCAAGAATGATTCAactttcattaataaaatatggtgATAAGAATGAGCTGAGaatgcatgatcaattaagaGATCTGGGTAGAAATATAGCCCGTTCAGAAGATAAGGAGCCTTGGAATCGGAGCAGACTATGGGATGAGGAAGCCATGAACGTTTCAAGACGTGAG gaaaaaaatgaaaatattaaggCACTACGCCTGGACAAAAGGGGCTCCAAAGAGTTCATGGAGCGAGAGAGCTTCAGAAAAATGCCTAACTTGGAGTTCCTTCACATAAAGgatgtggattttgatggaGATTTCAAAAGATCACTTGCTAATTTAAGATGGCTAAAGTGGGAGAAATGTCCCAACTCTTTCAAGGCAACCGACGTTCATTTGGAGAAATTAGTCATATTGGATTTATCAAGTGATGGTTTTTGGACTAGAAGCTATATTAGTGAATATTGGAGAGGATGGAGTTCAATTAAGTTAAAGATAAAAAATGCTTTTAGTTCAATTAAG ATGGAGAGGTTGAAAGTTCTCGATCTTTCATGGTGCTCGCAATTAGAGATAACCCCTAAACTCTCAGcgtttaaaaatttagagatgctAATCCTGGAATATTGTGTTGGATTGAAGGAAATCCACCCTTCCATTGGAGATGTCAAGTGTCTCGTTTCCTTGAACTTGAGCCATTGTAGAAATCTCAAGAAGTTACCTGAACAACTTAGCGAATTAGAAAATTTGGAGGAACTTATCGTAGACGAGACTGGGATAAAAGAAATCCCTCCATGTATAGGATGTCTGAAACAACTGAAGAGGCTTAGTGCCATAAACTGTAGGCAGCTTATTGAAATTCTCGCCTCTTCAATTGAAAAGCCGGAAGAGTTGGTTGAGTTGGACTTGTACGGAACAAGGGTTAAGGAATTACCCGAATTCATTggggaattaaaaaaattgaaaattctgagGATTGAGATTGGCAATGTAAAAAGGTTACCGAGATCCATCGGAAAATCACAAAGCCTCCAAGAGTTATATGCCAGCATGTGTAAGCTGGAAGGACAATTTTTTGTTGATAAAGGTGGATTGTCTTCTCTAAAGATCCTTCATATAAACTACACAGAATTTTCTAGCTTGCCGGAAAACTTACATCAGCTTTCTTCTCTCGAGCACCTCCATTTAAGTAGCTGTTATAAGCTTGAGTCACTCCCAAAACCTCCTTTTAGCTTATCATACCTGGAGCTCACCTGTCGGAGCAAGGAGCTGCCATCGCTCTCTCACTTGAAGAATCTAAAGGAGCTCTTCCTTTGGTATTGCATGTCTCTTCAAAGCATCCCAGAGCTTCCCTCCTGCATACAGACGCTTTACGTTTATCAATGTCCCAAAGTGGAAAGGTTGGCAAATCTTTccgatttggaatttttgtcgAGATTAGTGCTCATAGTTTGCAATGGACTGAAGCAATTGGATGGATTGGAAGCTTTAAAATCCCTAAGAGTGTTGCAACTATCCCAATATGCCAGATTTGGTGTAGATCTAGATAATCTCCAAGATAATCTCCAAGATAATCTCCATGCGATACGAGGCCTTGAAAAATTGGGATCTTTGGAATGGTTGGAGATTCGTAGGCGCAAGCACATTCAAGTACTGGACCTTTCAAAGTCAGAGCATCTGAAGACGTTGATTGTTAGGGATTGCAAAAGCTTAGTTGAAATTCGTTGCCCTAGTAAATTCCTGGAGCTCTTTGATAGGCGTGGGTGCGAGTCACTCAAGAAATTACCCGACTTTTTACCACACAATGGGCTATGGTCGGATCTTCGTCAGTTCGATGATGGATTCTACGACTGGAGGGGTTGGTAa